One stretch of Azoarcus sp. KH32C DNA includes these proteins:
- a CDS encoding LuxR C-terminal-related transcriptional regulator, with protein MTTETADAEFVLKSTPPRVTRDQLLRARLGWDVEDLRNKTIVEVVAPAGFGKTSLLGQWRREALNLGALVAWLTLDERDDVARFSGGLAYSMRVASGRPTFERAVAQTMRQGGGAFEGLTAWLAEVANLGAETVLILDEVQFASEPVLQSLLYLILNAPPNLRVVLASRKALQLPLSNFLARGLYAIVGTERLRFTRKETASILKARFKDRIDAESCMKLHDKAAGWPLGVQLAMAVIERQSDLKGAIATMDAATGDLERYFLEGLLNNLEPRIVEFLIRVSMLDALQDGLCAFVSGYEDAATLLKQAREKLPIFMDGPTAERARFHPMVREFLFGQLRKRPQDERNALHGRAVRWLADHGLREAAADQAQAAGMDELAHALISECLYGAALEGDHVRLLYWLERIPPKELERHPRTLLGAAWVLGLSDRHRDAARLIEKVRGNPAAPVEERFESTLISGASAYFVDRIDDTESLLAPWEDHVRFAPPALRAIYANCTAVAHLYRGTPERARHLIRAAYGAVPQGLHAVKGWCEWVIGFSYLWEGQVKLAQEWLAEPSRRADDVRGRRNGVSAMLASALAMASWELGDIDAAEDMLLDRLDVLERVSAPEAVVMGYQVAARVARLKGQQRRSLDLLNNLFALGEVRKMPRYCVASLFEQARMHLVQGRMRSSIDACDRLERLVPDLDANTLLGRVLLLRIAQARAYAAIAAGNWDDAQAVLQPLLDEADELRRGREGVETRFLLAIARKHCGLEWSALRQEALDLAEVYGMQRGLLELESLAGERGDEHVGKKEVPRERADVQAGRATVAHSPVVKTGGLLTTKEEEILQLLGHNLSNKQIASALSISDETVKWHVKHLFVKLNAASRRHVVDRARMLGILTDPY; from the coding sequence ATGACGACTGAAACCGCCGATGCCGAATTCGTTCTGAAAAGCACGCCGCCGCGCGTGACCCGAGACCAGCTGCTGCGGGCTCGTCTTGGGTGGGACGTTGAGGATCTGCGGAACAAGACGATCGTCGAGGTCGTCGCGCCGGCCGGCTTCGGCAAGACCTCGCTGCTCGGCCAGTGGCGGCGCGAGGCCTTGAACCTGGGGGCCCTCGTCGCGTGGCTGACCCTCGACGAGCGGGACGACGTCGCGCGCTTCTCTGGCGGACTCGCCTATTCGATGCGGGTCGCGAGTGGCCGGCCGACCTTCGAGCGTGCCGTCGCCCAGACGATGCGCCAGGGCGGGGGCGCGTTCGAAGGGCTGACCGCCTGGCTCGCGGAAGTCGCGAATCTGGGCGCGGAAACGGTGCTGATCCTGGACGAGGTCCAGTTCGCGTCCGAGCCTGTGCTGCAATCGCTGCTCTATCTGATCCTTAATGCGCCACCGAACCTGCGCGTCGTGCTCGCTTCGCGCAAGGCGCTACAGCTGCCGCTGTCGAACTTCCTTGCGCGTGGGCTGTACGCAATCGTCGGCACCGAGCGGCTGCGCTTCACGCGCAAGGAGACAGCATCGATCCTGAAAGCGCGCTTCAAGGACCGCATCGATGCGGAGTCCTGCATGAAGCTGCACGACAAGGCCGCCGGCTGGCCGCTGGGCGTGCAGCTGGCGATGGCGGTCATCGAGCGGCAGAGCGATCTCAAGGGCGCGATCGCGACGATGGATGCCGCGACGGGCGATCTCGAGCGCTATTTTCTCGAAGGCCTGCTCAACAACCTGGAACCGCGCATCGTCGAGTTCCTGATCCGCGTGTCGATGCTCGATGCGTTGCAGGACGGGCTGTGCGCGTTCGTCAGCGGCTACGAGGACGCCGCGACGCTGTTGAAGCAGGCGCGCGAAAAGTTGCCGATCTTCATGGATGGGCCAACCGCCGAGCGGGCGAGGTTCCACCCCATGGTGCGGGAGTTCCTGTTCGGTCAGCTGCGCAAGCGGCCGCAAGACGAGCGGAATGCCTTGCACGGCCGTGCCGTGCGCTGGCTCGCCGATCACGGCTTGCGCGAAGCGGCCGCCGACCAGGCGCAGGCAGCGGGCATGGACGAGCTTGCGCATGCCCTGATCAGCGAATGCTTGTATGGGGCGGCGCTCGAAGGGGATCACGTCCGCTTGCTTTACTGGCTGGAACGCATCCCTCCCAAGGAACTTGAGCGCCATCCGCGCACCTTGCTCGGCGCCGCGTGGGTGTTGGGGCTCAGCGATCGGCACCGGGATGCCGCGCGTCTGATCGAGAAGGTCCGGGGCAATCCGGCCGCGCCCGTCGAGGAGCGTTTCGAGAGCACATTGATCAGCGGTGCGTCGGCCTATTTCGTGGACCGGATCGACGACACCGAAAGCCTGCTCGCGCCCTGGGAGGATCACGTGCGTTTCGCCCCGCCGGCCTTACGCGCGATCTATGCCAACTGCACCGCAGTCGCACACCTCTACCGCGGCACTCCGGAGCGGGCGCGGCACCTCATCCGCGCGGCCTATGGGGCGGTGCCGCAGGGATTGCATGCGGTGAAGGGCTGGTGCGAGTGGGTGATCGGATTCAGTTACCTGTGGGAGGGACAGGTCAAACTCGCGCAGGAGTGGCTCGCCGAGCCTTCCCGCCGCGCAGATGACGTGCGTGGGCGACGCAACGGCGTCAGTGCGATGCTGGCGTCGGCGCTGGCGATGGCTTCGTGGGAGCTCGGCGACATCGATGCGGCCGAGGACATGCTGCTCGATCGTCTCGACGTGCTGGAGCGCGTTTCCGCGCCCGAAGCGGTCGTCATGGGTTACCAGGTGGCGGCGCGCGTCGCGCGGCTGAAGGGACAGCAGCGGCGCTCGCTCGACCTCCTGAACAATCTGTTCGCGCTGGGTGAAGTACGGAAGATGCCGCGCTACTGTGTCGCGAGCCTCTTCGAGCAGGCGCGGATGCACCTGGTGCAGGGGCGGATGCGCTCCAGTATCGACGCGTGCGATCGCCTCGAGAGACTGGTGCCCGATCTCGATGCGAACACGCTGCTGGGGCGCGTGCTGTTGTTGCGCATCGCCCAGGCCCGCGCTTATGCGGCGATTGCCGCGGGCAACTGGGATGACGCCCAGGCGGTCCTTCAGCCCTTGCTCGATGAAGCCGACGAACTCCGGAGGGGGAGGGAAGGCGTCGAGACCAGGTTCCTGCTGGCGATTGCCCGCAAGCATTGCGGCCTCGAATGGAGTGCCCTCCGTCAGGAAGCGCTCGACCTCGCCGAGGTCTACGGCATGCAACGCGGATTGCTGGAACTGGAGTCGCTCGCCGGTGAGCGCGGCGACGAACACGTCGGAAAGAAGGAAGTGCCGCGGGAAAGAGCCGATGTTCAGGCGGGCCGCGCAACCGTTGCGCACAGCCCCGTCGTCAAGACCGGCGGCTTACTGACCACCAAGGAGGAGGAAATCCTCCAGTTGCTCGGCCACAACCTGTCGAACAAGCAGATCGCCTCGGCGCTGAGTATCAGCGACGAGACCGTCAAGTGGCACGTCAAGCACCTGTTCGTGAAGCTTAATGCGGCCTCGCGCCGGCATGTCGTGGACCGGGCGCGCATGCTCGGAATCCTCACCGACCCTTATTGA
- a CDS encoding 2-hydroxyacyl-CoA dehydratase family protein: MHAVMEKAASANTIGNAEPQNQIEYIQQSREAHHYSPGIQKLYDMALSYFPDAEKGNQEGTPAVWSTGLMEAPLLYACDTIPMAVYDLGRLGSAVEAAELSEDIFDMPKETCSMVSALIGEWYLRRNNSVKKVVALSTVCEPLNMGYEMIKEFGFDIHRVEQVIRPVQGGDERLEQMIKFLASELEDVAMFLTGKPVDEEKMRAEIKRLNRLMAKFREILQLRLKNPLYIKSLPTLFLLMGSAHYFGKPAEYEALLDQLIDELKTADFVPSPMGKIIPLTWVGARGLEFGVYKAVDDLGGALLSWFTPNPYDRVWNEDIPPLESMARFILDYFVTGSPVNQIKYIENMIEESGSKGMLFYTYIGCPYGGMHVELFRDHFHKKGVPSSGLEGSWQVGAPSGQLITRVRAFIEMLS, encoded by the coding sequence ATGCACGCAGTAATGGAAAAGGCCGCATCTGCGAACACGATCGGCAACGCAGAGCCGCAAAACCAGATCGAATACATCCAGCAGAGCCGGGAAGCCCACCACTACTCGCCGGGCATCCAGAAGCTGTACGACATGGCGCTTTCCTACTTCCCGGACGCCGAGAAGGGCAACCAGGAAGGCACGCCGGCTGTGTGGTCCACCGGCCTGATGGAAGCGCCGCTGCTCTACGCTTGCGACACCATCCCGATGGCGGTGTATGACTTGGGCCGCCTGGGTTCGGCGGTGGAAGCGGCGGAGCTGTCGGAAGACATCTTCGACATGCCCAAGGAAACCTGCTCGATGGTTTCCGCCCTGATCGGCGAGTGGTACCTGCGCCGCAACAACTCGGTGAAGAAGGTCGTCGCCCTGTCCACGGTCTGCGAGCCCCTCAACATGGGCTACGAGATGATCAAGGAGTTCGGCTTCGACATTCACCGCGTCGAGCAGGTGATCCGCCCGGTGCAGGGCGGCGACGAGCGGCTGGAGCAGATGATCAAGTTCCTCGCCAGCGAGCTCGAGGATGTGGCGATGTTCCTTACCGGCAAGCCGGTGGACGAGGAGAAGATGCGCGCGGAAATCAAGCGGTTGAACCGCCTGATGGCCAAGTTCCGCGAGATCCTCCAGCTGCGCCTGAAGAACCCGCTCTACATCAAGAGCCTGCCGACGCTGTTCCTGCTGATGGGCTCCGCCCACTACTTCGGCAAGCCGGCAGAGTACGAGGCGCTGCTCGACCAACTGATCGACGAGCTGAAGACCGCGGACTTCGTGCCCTCGCCGATGGGCAAGATCATCCCGCTGACCTGGGTCGGCGCCCGTGGCCTGGAGTTCGGGGTGTACAAGGCGGTCGATGACCTGGGCGGCGCGCTGCTGTCGTGGTTCACGCCGAACCCCTACGACCGCGTGTGGAACGAGGACATTCCGCCGCTCGAGTCGATGGCCCGCTTCATCCTCGATTACTTCGTCACCGGCTCGCCGGTGAACCAGATCAAGTACATCGAAAACATGATCGAGGAGTCCGGCTCGAAGGGAATGCTCTTCTACACCTACATCGGTTGCCCGTACGGCGGGATGCACGTCGAGCTCTTCCGCGACCACTTCCACAAGAAGGGCGTGCCGAGTTCGGGCCTGGAAGGCAGTTGGCAGGTTGGCGCGCCGTCCGGCCAGCTCATCACCCGCGTACGCGCCTTCATCGAAATGTTGTCCTGA
- a CDS encoding 2-hydroxyacyl-CoA dehydratase, which translates to MRHENIPAERSLPFTEVIDPKLVHELTGVTSLGIDIGSRNSKAVLLHDGRLYTALLPTGLNMQETAAELLEELYENANITMEDIDFIVGTGYGRVSLKFETVPSEILTEISCHAMGAHYLNAGTRTIIDIGGQDAKAIQVDPETGKVVKFRMNDKCAAGTGRFLEKAANLLDLTMYDVGPESLKYTKDLEVSSQCVVFAESEVISHRAKGETAADIAAGIHMASAKRVVSLLRAIPLESDIVFTGGVSNNAGMKHALERLLGQTIVQPKLDMVFAGCLGAAMYAQRLAVEKRNIKTTMVAERCDLSDVSRRIEDAEVSLIERKDVKKVGYLCTYTPPEMLTAAGVAFGRIDKCGSPSVVAEGEVIVKSVFCDMSKSVLGHFRTKDPFHDALDQVVTFYTCDTMRATSNAINHYFKPSYGYVVPRTSDKPSARDFFREEMKNFGKDLEKLTGKPIDEDNLRASIKLHKKLRQTIHKISDLRKRNRPPLSGADFLEITRAYRSIPAEEQQPILDELYERLAAVPEDDKPRLRVMVCGGIMADGDRRLMDLLEKDIGVNVVVEDHCTGLSPFYYDTQETDDPYRDLANAYLDQAPCARQSPLSRRIDFSEKLAREYKVDAVIYYTLKFCPSFSQTKGLFMRRFHEMGLPALELDTDYSQGDTGQIKTRLEAFIEVLKESQGEKESCTQ; encoded by the coding sequence ATGAGACACGAGAACATTCCCGCAGAGCGCAGCCTGCCCTTTACCGAGGTCATCGACCCGAAACTGGTCCATGAGCTGACCGGCGTCACCTCGCTGGGCATCGACATCGGCTCGCGCAACTCCAAGGCCGTGCTGCTCCACGACGGCCGGCTCTACACGGCGCTGTTGCCCACCGGCCTCAACATGCAGGAAACGGCGGCCGAGCTCCTGGAGGAGCTGTACGAGAACGCCAACATCACCATGGAAGACATCGACTTCATCGTCGGTACCGGCTACGGTCGCGTGTCGCTGAAGTTCGAGACGGTGCCCAGCGAGATCCTCACCGAGATTTCCTGCCACGCGATGGGCGCGCATTACCTGAACGCCGGCACGCGCACCATCATCGACATCGGCGGCCAGGACGCCAAGGCGATCCAGGTCGATCCGGAGACCGGCAAGGTGGTCAAGTTCCGCATGAACGACAAGTGTGCGGCGGGTACCGGGCGCTTCCTGGAGAAGGCGGCCAACCTGCTCGACCTCACGATGTACGACGTGGGCCCCGAGTCCCTGAAGTACACCAAGGACCTGGAAGTCAGCAGCCAGTGCGTGGTGTTCGCGGAATCCGAAGTGATCTCCCATCGCGCCAAGGGCGAGACGGCGGCGGACATCGCGGCCGGGATACACATGGCTTCTGCCAAGCGGGTGGTGAGCCTGCTGCGGGCCATCCCGCTGGAATCGGACATCGTCTTCACCGGCGGCGTTTCCAACAACGCGGGGATGAAGCACGCGCTGGAGCGCCTGCTCGGCCAGACGATCGTCCAGCCCAAGCTGGACATGGTCTTCGCCGGCTGCCTGGGCGCAGCGATGTATGCGCAGCGCCTGGCGGTGGAGAAACGCAATATCAAGACCACGATGGTGGCCGAGCGCTGCGACCTGTCGGACGTGTCGCGCCGCATCGAGGACGCCGAGGTGTCGCTGATCGAGCGCAAGGACGTGAAGAAGGTCGGCTACCTCTGCACCTATACGCCGCCCGAGATGCTGACCGCCGCCGGCGTGGCCTTCGGCCGCATCGACAAGTGCGGCTCGCCGTCGGTCGTGGCCGAGGGCGAAGTGATCGTCAAGAGCGTGTTCTGCGACATGAGCAAGAGCGTGCTCGGCCACTTCCGCACCAAGGATCCGTTCCACGACGCCCTCGACCAGGTGGTGACCTTCTACACCTGTGACACGATGCGCGCGACCTCCAACGCCATCAACCACTACTTCAAGCCGTCCTACGGTTACGTGGTGCCCCGTACCAGCGACAAGCCGAGCGCCCGGGACTTCTTCCGCGAGGAAATGAAGAACTTCGGCAAGGACCTGGAAAAGCTGACCGGAAAACCCATCGACGAAGACAATCTGCGCGCGTCGATCAAGTTGCATAAGAAGCTGCGCCAGACGATCCACAAGATCTCCGACCTCAGGAAGCGCAACCGTCCGCCGTTGTCCGGCGCCGACTTCCTGGAGATCACCCGCGCCTACCGCAGCATCCCGGCCGAGGAGCAGCAACCGATCCTCGACGAGCTGTACGAGCGCCTGGCGGCCGTCCCCGAGGACGACAAGCCGCGTCTGCGGGTGATGGTCTGCGGCGGCATCATGGCCGACGGCGACCGCCGCCTGATGGACCTGCTGGAGAAGGACATCGGCGTGAACGTGGTGGTCGAGGACCACTGCACCGGCCTGTCGCCCTTCTACTACGACACGCAGGAAACCGACGACCCCTACCGCGACCTGGCCAACGCCTACCTGGACCAGGCCCCCTGCGCCCGTCAGTCGCCGCTGAGCCGCCGCATCGACTTCTCAGAGAAGCTGGCCCGGGAATACAAGGTCGACGCCGTCATCTACTACACGCTCAAGTTCTGCCCGTCCTTCTCGCAGACCAAGGGCCTCTTCATGCGGCGCTTCCACGAGATGGGCTTGCCCGCCCTGGAACTGGACACCGACTACTCGCAAGGGGACACCGGCCAGATCAAGACCCGCCTCGAGGCCTTTATCGAAGTGCTCAAGGAATCGCAAGGAGAGAAAGAATCATGCACGCAGTAA
- a CDS encoding acyl-CoA dehydratase activase, giving the protein MSESSFKIADVIDPRKIPELQPVTTVGIDIGSRQSKAVMLTAEHVHTVITASGVHPHETAQRLVNKLLKLAQLPRSDISMIAGTGYGRIALQFEDIPAEVITEITCHAMGAHYLNADTRTIIDIGGQDCKAIKLDTSNGRVTEFAMNDKCAAGSGRFLEKTAEMLGYSLEELGSRAMASTKALQMSSQCVVFAESEIVSLKATGEKGEDIAAGVHFAIARRVCNLVNRIGLDPELAFSGGVSNNIGVKHALESLLGRPFVTPRLNAVFAGCLGAAVIAQQKVCGIADVDAAPQEMEVEA; this is encoded by the coding sequence ATGAGCGAAAGCAGTTTTAAGATCGCCGACGTGATCGATCCGAGGAAAATCCCGGAATTGCAGCCGGTGACTACCGTCGGTATCGATATCGGTTCGCGTCAATCCAAGGCAGTCATGCTGACCGCCGAACATGTTCACACCGTAATTACCGCCAGCGGCGTGCATCCGCATGAAACGGCACAGCGTCTGGTCAATAAATTGCTGAAATTGGCGCAACTGCCGCGCAGCGACATTTCGATGATTGCCGGCACCGGTTATGGCCGGATTGCTTTGCAATTTGAGGATATTCCCGCGGAAGTGATTACCGAGATCACCTGTCATGCGATGGGCGCGCATTACCTCAACGCCGATACCCGCACGATCATCGATATCGGCGGCCAGGACTGCAAGGCCATCAAGCTCGATACCAGTAACGGGCGCGTCACCGAGTTCGCGATGAACGACAAGTGCGCCGCCGGTTCCGGCCGCTTCCTGGAGAAGACGGCGGAGATGCTGGGCTACTCGCTGGAGGAGCTGGGCAGCCGCGCCATGGCGTCCACCAAGGCGCTGCAGATGAGCAGCCAGTGCGTGGTTTTCGCGGAGTCGGAAATCGTGTCGCTCAAGGCCACCGGCGAAAAGGGTGAGGACATCGCCGCCGGCGTGCATTTCGCCATTGCCCGCCGCGTCTGCAACCTGGTGAACCGCATCGGCCTCGACCCCGAGCTCGCCTTCTCCGGCGGGGTCTCCAACAACATCGGTGTCAAGCACGCGCTGGAGAGCCTGCTCGGGCGGCCCTTCGTCACGCCGCGGCTGAACGCCGTCTTCGCCGGTTGCCTCGGGGCGGCCGTCATCGCCCAACAGAAGGTCTGCGGCATCGCCGATGTCGACGCGGCGCCGCAGGAAATGGAGGTGGAGGCGTGA
- a CDS encoding AraC family transcriptional regulator, with amino-acid sequence MEIKQLIRRHIAMAMKRLHRSACLTNYVELAQSLHISPFEELRRVNINPACLTNPDTKIPVSALFQLLENSAQAAGIDNFGLRMAEGRQLSNLGPLALVIKSQPTMRKALEAIQSYAHLQAEEVMFLFEESDGVLVIREELIADRAEPTRQATEMSLGVLYRALRVLLGSDWHPTTVCFRHPAPVDLRVHQRVFDTRLKFNSNIDGIICRAANLDDPLPSYDPETARYVRKLLEVVDTEPVKSAAENVRQLVWLLLPTGRCSVEIVAQHLGLDRRTLHRHLQKDGQTFSDILDAARRDLAVKYLSNSRRSLKDLAELLGFSEPSAFSRWFSSRFGCTASAWRQHQLRESPPFLQ; translated from the coding sequence GTGGAAATCAAACAATTAATACGGAGACACATCGCCATGGCGATGAAAAGGCTGCATCGCAGCGCGTGCCTGACCAATTACGTGGAGCTGGCGCAATCGCTGCACATCTCGCCTTTCGAAGAATTGCGGCGGGTCAACATCAACCCGGCCTGCCTGACCAATCCGGACACGAAAATTCCGGTTTCCGCCCTGTTCCAGTTGCTCGAGAATTCCGCCCAGGCCGCGGGGATCGACAACTTCGGGCTGCGCATGGCCGAAGGCCGCCAGCTGTCGAACCTCGGCCCGCTCGCGCTCGTGATCAAGAGCCAGCCGACGATGCGCAAGGCACTCGAGGCGATCCAGAGCTACGCCCATCTGCAGGCCGAGGAAGTGATGTTCCTCTTTGAGGAAAGCGACGGAGTGCTGGTGATCCGCGAAGAGCTAATAGCGGACCGGGCGGAACCGACCCGTCAGGCCACCGAAATGTCCCTGGGCGTCCTGTATCGGGCTTTGCGCGTGCTGCTCGGCAGCGATTGGCACCCGACGACGGTCTGCTTCCGCCATCCGGCGCCCGTCGATCTGCGCGTCCATCAACGGGTGTTCGACACGCGCCTGAAGTTCAACAGCAATATCGACGGCATCATTTGCCGCGCCGCGAACCTGGACGACCCGCTGCCGAGTTACGACCCGGAAACCGCGCGCTACGTGCGGAAACTGCTGGAAGTGGTGGATACCGAACCCGTCAAGTCGGCAGCAGAAAACGTCAGGCAACTCGTCTGGCTGCTGCTGCCCACCGGACGCTGCTCGGTCGAAATCGTCGCCCAGCACCTCGGACTCGATCGCCGCACCCTGCATCGCCATCTGCAAAAGGATGGCCAGACGTTTTCCGACATCCTCGACGCCGCCCGGCGAGACCTCGCCGTCAAATACCTGAGCAATTCCCGGCGGTCGCTGAAGGACCTCGCGGAACTGCTCGGCTTTTCCGAGCCGTCGGCCTTTTCGCGCTGGTTTTCGAGCCGCTTCGGCTGTACCGCCTCGGCCTGGCGTCAGCACCAGCTCCGCGAAAGCCCCCCATTCCTGCAGTAA
- a CDS encoding YfhL family 4Fe-4S dicluster ferredoxin → MALIINSDCINCGICETECPNEAISPGDGVFVIDPSKCTECVGHYDRSQCVTVCLSDCIFPDPSYRESRDQLHEKYLRTAS, encoded by the coding sequence ATGGCCCTGATCATCAATTCGGACTGCATCAATTGCGGCATCTGCGAAACGGAATGCCCCAATGAGGCCATTTCCCCGGGAGATGGTGTATTTGTCATCGACCCGTCCAAATGCACGGAATGCGTCGGACATTACGATAGATCGCAATGCGTAACGGTCTGCTTGTCCGACTGTATCTTCCCGGATCCCTCCTATCGGGAAAGCCGGGATCAATTGCACGAAAAATACCTTCGCACGGCATCCTGA
- a CDS encoding cytochrome c oxidase subunit 3 family protein encodes MTAIAPALPAEAPAAKRLPGNLIIWAFILAEMLIFAVLFASYAFDRAKNVEMFNFYQQTLDRNAGAINTLLLVTASWFVVLAAQATHRDDSREASRNIALGFLCGAGFLVIKVFEYAAKFGAGISLSTNIFYRFYFGLTFFHFMHVILGMVVLTILWMKTRQGAYSSRDAHGLESGAAYWHMVDLLWIVLFPLVYVMR; translated from the coding sequence ATGACTGCCATCGCCCCTGCCCTACCCGCCGAAGCCCCTGCCGCCAAGCGCCTACCCGGCAACCTGATCATCTGGGCCTTTATCCTGGCCGAAATGCTGATTTTCGCAGTGCTCTTCGCTTCGTACGCCTTCGACCGGGCCAAGAACGTGGAGATGTTCAATTTCTACCAGCAGACCCTGGACCGCAACGCCGGGGCCATCAACACCCTGCTGCTGGTGACCGCCTCCTGGTTCGTCGTCCTGGCGGCTCAGGCGACCCACCGGGACGACAGCCGCGAGGCCAGCCGCAACATCGCCCTCGGTTTTCTCTGCGGCGCCGGCTTCCTGGTCATCAAGGTGTTCGAGTACGCCGCCAAATTCGGGGCAGGGATATCCCTCTCCACCAACATCTTCTACAGGTTTTATTTCGGCTTGACGTTTTTCCACTTCATGCATGTGATCTTAGGCATGGTGGTTCTCACCATCCTCTGGATGAAGACCCGCCAAGGCGCCTACAGCAGCCGGGATGCCCACGGCCTGGAAAGCGGGGCGGCCTACTGGCACATGGTGGATCTGTTGTGGATCGTGCTGTTTCCTCTGGTTTATGTGATGCGATGA
- a CDS encoding cytochrome C oxidase subunit IV family protein gives MKAFFLNSAHRAWLVLLIATGITWWLGEEGAAGTAAIIAMLAVAFVKGRLVILDFMELRGAPLMWRLLLESWLILVGGLILLAYWISLK, from the coding sequence ATGAAGGCTTTTTTCCTGAACTCCGCCCATCGGGCCTGGCTTGTCCTCCTCATCGCCACCGGCATTACCTGGTGGCTGGGAGAAGAGGGTGCCGCCGGCACCGCTGCCATCATTGCCATGCTGGCCGTCGCATTCGTCAAGGGCCGTCTGGTGATCCTCGATTTCATGGAATTGCGGGGCGCCCCCCTGATGTGGCGCCTTCTTCTCGAAAGCTGGCTCATCCTGGTGGGCGGCCTCATTCTTCTCGCCTACTGGATCAGCCTCAAATGA
- a CDS encoding acyl-CoA dehydrogenase family protein: protein MINLKTELTLPAVGLTGFEAPLNDIELAIQDTLHKFAKDVLRPAGQELDKMSAEQVIAPGSPYYEVLAKAAQLGLDSSLLEQMPPETAIRVESIIGEEMGWGDAGLGVSLACVTFPLEMAKAAGNSELVDLCRDKIGCWMITQPDRGSDAQIFDMASEWPVKGGQGNKGNVWGVVGKDEMVINGQCSAWVSNGAVAQVALAYINADYGDGFFDANGRPHGLVVIIPLDLPGVSKGKPLDKIGQRALPQGEIYFDNVRVPKRFAIALKDEYYGNLASVWAFAGCHMGQIMTGLARAAFEMALQYCHERKQGGQLLINHQLTRWRLGDMLRRVELCRAVARRSLTYARLSPAGHPYATASGKVTVTEEAMKVATEAFQLFGASGTSREYPIEKLFRDARSAQIEDGENYVLTMRLGLLAQQLYADGWSNN, encoded by the coding sequence ATGATCAACCTGAAGACAGAACTGACGCTGCCGGCCGTGGGCTTGACCGGCTTCGAAGCACCGCTCAACGACATCGAACTGGCGATCCAGGACACCTTGCACAAGTTCGCCAAGGACGTGCTTCGGCCCGCCGGGCAGGAACTCGACAAGATGAGCGCGGAGCAGGTGATTGCCCCCGGTTCTCCCTACTACGAGGTTCTGGCCAAAGCCGCGCAACTCGGCCTTGATTCCAGCCTGCTGGAGCAAATGCCGCCGGAAACGGCCATCCGGGTCGAGTCCATCATCGGCGAGGAAATGGGCTGGGGCGACGCCGGCCTGGGTGTCTCGCTGGCCTGCGTCACCTTTCCGCTGGAAATGGCCAAGGCCGCCGGCAATTCCGAATTGGTCGACCTCTGCCGCGACAAAATCGGCTGTTGGATGATTACCCAGCCCGACAGGGGCAGTGATGCCCAGATTTTCGACATGGCGAGCGAATGGCCGGTCAAGGGCGGTCAGGGAAACAAGGGCAATGTTTGGGGCGTCGTCGGTAAGGACGAAATGGTCATCAACGGCCAATGTTCGGCCTGGGTCTCCAACGGCGCTGTCGCCCAGGTGGCGCTGGCCTACATTAACGCTGACTATGGCGACGGGTTCTTTGACGCCAACGGCCGTCCGCACGGCCTGGTGGTGATCATCCCCCTCGATCTGCCCGGTGTCTCGAAGGGCAAGCCGCTGGACAAGATCGGGCAGCGCGCGCTGCCCCAGGGCGAAATCTATTTCGACAACGTTCGCGTTCCCAAGCGTTTCGCGATTGCGCTCAAGGACGAGTATTACGGCAATCTGGCTTCCGTGTGGGCCTTTGCGGGTTGCCACATGGGCCAGATCATGACCGGATTGGCACGCGCCGCCTTCGAGATGGCGCTGCAGTATTGCCACGAGCGCAAGCAGGGTGGCCAATTGCTGATCAATCACCAACTCACCCGCTGGCGGCTGGGCGACATGTTGCGTCGCGTTGAACTCTGCCGCGCCGTCGCCCGCCGTTCGCTGACTTATGCCCGGCTCTCACCGGCCGGACACCCGTACGCGACGGCGTCAGGCAAGGTCACGGTCACTGAGGAAGCGATGAAGGTCGCAACCGAAGCGTTCCAGCTATTCGGCGCCAGTGGCACCTCGCGCGAGTACCCGATCGAAAAGCTGTTCCGCGATGCGCGCTCTGCGCAGATCGAAGACGGCGAAAACTATGTCCTGACCATGCGCCTGGGCCTGCTCGCACAGCAGCTCTACGCCGATGGCTGGTCGAACAACTGA